The Leishmania braziliensis MHOM/BR/75/M2904 complete genome, chromosome 24 DNA window TTCACGCTGAAAtatgcgcgcacgcacacacataaaCACACCAGTACAGGCACATATTTACCCACCGCACCACATCACCCGTAGCACAAGACGGTCGAGACGATGCTTCACCTTTCTCACGTCAATCGCTTCATCGCGCCAAGCAGCTTGTCGCCTGAGCCTTCACAGCTCCTGCGCAGGCGGCAGAAATCGAccgtcaccaccagcggcaACCTCCACGCATTCGTTATGGAGTATgaccaccgcagcgccatgcctcgcctccgccgcggcccTTTTCACGGAGACTTCTTTTCGCGTTATTTGTTCAGTGGCTCGCTCGTGGCTGGCGCTTTCACAGCCGGCGGTGTCGCCCTCTTTGTGCTCACCATTGCGTACAACATCGGCAAACCCGTTCTCGATGCCCACCGGGAGCTCCTCTGGAAGAGAGCGGACGCCGCCAACGGAAGGC harbors:
- a CDS encoding hypothetical predicted transmembrane protein, with amino-acid sequence MLHLSHVNRFIAPSSLSPEPSQLLRRRQKSTVTTSGNLHAFVMEYDHRSAMPRLRRGPFHGDFFSRYLFSGSLVAGAFTAGGVALFVLTIAYNIGKPVLDAHRELLWKRADAANGRRSRENVEGPAATKEDDDDASPVEEFDDVIEMEQAED